GGGATCTTTACCGAGGCACAATTGGTTGCGCTCGAACGCGCAAAAGATGAGAAGGAAAGTCACGGTGAAATTGAAACGGAGCACCCTGGTTATTTGGGGTCACAAGACACGTTTTACGTGGGAAATATGAAGGGTGTGGGTAAAATTTATCAGCAGACCTTCATCGACACGTATTCGAAAGTCGCTTTTGCGAAACTCTATGATCGCAAGAATTCTCTGGTTTCAGCCGATATGCTTAACGACAGAGTCATCCCGTTTTTTGACGAGCATGAGATTCCGCTGTTGCGCGTTCTGACCGATCGTGGCAGCGAGTACTGTGGCAACCGGGAAGAGCACGATTATCAGCTGTATCTGGCCTTGGAGAATATCGACCACACAAAAACCAAGGCCAAGAGCCCGCAGACGAACGGCATTTGTGAGCGCTTTCACCGGACTATATTGAATGAGTTTTACAATGTTGCATTCAGAAAGAAGGTTTACACTTCTTTGGAGCAATTGCAGGCAGACCTTGATGAGTGGATTTACGATTACAACACGCAGCGCACTCATCAGGGGAAATATTGCTTCGGCAAAACGCCTCTGGCAACATTCAAAGACTCGCTCAGTATAGCGAAAGACAAAATGCTGGATTTGAAATTACAGACAGCATGAAAATGGGTGTGTCAGGTCAAGTTCAGACTTTTACACCTGATATAATTTATACCATGCAATGTTTTGGGATTTCGGATCGTGTGGCAACTCCCCACCAACGGCTCGGCGTAACTTTTCCATTTGAATCCGGTCATCCCCCTGAGCTAATTTCGAGAAGGCGCGACAACCTGGGTATGGATACTTTGATTTCCAGAATACTAGAGCTGCTTTTATGTGAGGGCTGCCAAGTCGATTTA
The sequence above is a segment of the Turneriella parva DSM 21527 genome. Coding sequences within it:
- a CDS encoding IS481 family transposase: MTTEQKIIKNKVGLLKLAEQLGSVSKACKVFGYSRDSFYRFKELYDKGGELALQEISRRKPLLKNRVAPEVEEAVREIAFQYPAYGQVRASNELRKIGIIISPFGVRGVWLRHDLATFKKRLKYLEARMAQEKGIFTEAQLVALERAKDEKESHGEIETEHPGYLGSQDTFYVGNMKGVGKIYQQTFIDTYSKVAFAKLYDRKNSLVSADMLNDRVIPFFDEHEIPLLRVLTDRGSEYCGNREEHDYQLYLALENIDHTKTKAKSPQTNGICERFHRTILNEFYNVAFRKKVYTSLEQLQADLDEWIYDYNTQRTHQGKYCFGKTPLATFKDSLSIAKDKMLDLKLQTA